In Chaetodon auriga isolate fChaAug3 chromosome 7, fChaAug3.hap1, whole genome shotgun sequence, a genomic segment contains:
- the LOC143323544 gene encoding extracellular calcium-sensing receptor-like, whose amino-acid sequence MIFAIEEINNSTELLPGIKLGYQIHDSCASVSVAVHAAFQLSNGLDPVFYTGDNCSQSGVVMAIIGESGSTPSISMSRVFGSFNIPQVSHFATCACLSDKKQYPSFFRTIPSDQFQADALAKLVKHFGWTWIGAVRSDSDYGNNGMASFLEAAQKEGICVEYSESFYRTHPRSKIQRVADVIRRSTAMVVVAFVASGDMKILLEELSLEPSPPRQWIGSESWVTNPDILRFTFCAGAIGFAIEQSVIPGLRDFLLDLSPSEVSASPVLTEFWEDSFNCRLEKSVAIDDTRLCDGNEDVQTLQIPYTDTSQLRITNMVYKAVYAIAHAIHAVCQDTNSTTQCDKFTRIESKQVLAQLKKVSFSQNGYDVSFDADGDPVAKYELVNWQKTESGNIKLVTVGHYDASLPVGQEFRINRNLTWMEGYTEVPVSVCSDSCPPGTRKVLQKGKPICCYDCVPCPEGEINNATDSPDCFPCPKEFWPNAERDTCFPKPVEFLSFDEVLGIILAAFSVGGACLAIITAAVFFRHRSSPIVRANNSELSFLLLFSLTLCFLCSLTFIGAPSEWSCMLRHTAFGITFVLCISCVLGKTIVVLMAFKATLPGSNVMKWFGPLQQRMTVVSVTFIQVLICIIWLVVSPPFPMKNLSTYKERIILECALGSDIGFWAVLGYIGLLAVFCFLLAVLARKLPDNFNEAKLITFSMLIFCAVWITFIPAYVSSPGKFTVAVEIFAILASSFGLTFCIFAPKCFIILFQPEKNTKKHLMNKNQTKGI is encoded by the exons ATGATTTTTGCCATTGAGGAGATTAATAACAGCACGGAGCTGCTGCCGGGCATCAAACTCGGTTATCAGATCCACGACTCATGTGCCTCAGTGTCCGTGGCGGTTCACGCAGCATTCCAGCTTTCAAATGGTCTGGACCCGGTGTTTTACACCGGTGACAACTGCTCACAATCTGGTGTGGTGATGGCTATCATCGGTGAGTCTGGGTCCACGCCATCCATCAGCATGTCGCGCGTCTTTGGGTCCTTTAATATTCCtcaa GTGAGCCACTTTGCCActtgtgcatgtctgtctgaTAAGAAGCAGTATCCGAGTTTCTTCAGAACAATCCCCAGTGACCAGTTCCAGGCTGACGCGCTCGCTAAACTGGTGAAACACTTTGGCTGGACTTGGATAGGTGCTGTCCGGTCTGATTCGGACTATGGCAATAATGGCATGGCATCTTTCCTTGAAGCAGCGCAGAAGGAGGGGATCTGTGTGGAGTACTCTGAATCTTTCTATCGGACCCACCCAAGGAGCAAGATCCAGAGAGTAGCTGATGTTATCCGCAG GTCGACAGCTATGGTTGTTGTGGCATTTGTAGCATCTGGAGACATGAAgatcctgctggaggagctgtcaCTTGAACCCTCTCCACCTCGTCAGTGGATAGGCAGTGAGTCCTGGGTCACCAATCCAGACATACTGAGATTCACCTTCTGTGCTGGAGCCATCGGATTTGCCATTGAGCAATCTGTCATCCCAGGTCTGAGAGACTTCTTGCTggatctctctccctctgaagtGTCTGCCTCTCCAGTGCTGACTGAGTTCTGGGAGGATTCATTCAACTGCAGACTGGAAAAAA gtgTAGCCATAGATGACACACGTTTGTGTGATGGAAATGAAGACGTTCAGACTCTCCAGATCCCGTACACTGACACATCTCAGCTCCGAATCACTAACATGGTCTACAAGGCTGTTTATGCAATAGCACATGCCATTCATGCAGTGTGCCAAGACACAAATTCTACAACTCAATGTGACAAATTCACCAGGATAGAGTCCAAACAG GTTCTTGCTCAGCTGAAGAAAGTCAGTTTTTCCCAAAATGGTTATGATGTGTCATTTGATGCCGACGGGGATCCTGTGGCCAAATACGAGCTGGTTAACTGGCAAAAAACTGAGAGTGGCAACATTAAGTTGGTGACAGTTGGGCATTACGACGCATCACTGCCGGTGGGCCAGGAGTTCCGTATCAACAGGAACCTCACCTGGATGGAGGGTTACACTGAA GTgcctgtgtcagtgtgcagtgacaGCTGTCCTCCAGGGACTCGTAAagtgctgcagaaaggaaaaccCATCTGCTGTTATGATTGTGTACCATGTCCTGAGGGAGAGATTAACAATGCTACag attccCCTGATTGTTTCCCTTGCCCCAAGGAGTTCTGGCCtaatgcagagagagacacttgtTTCCCAAAGCCTGTAGAGTTTCTGTCCTTTGACGAGGTCCTAGGAATCATCCTGGCTGCATTCTCCGTTGGTGGTGCCTGTCTTGCCATtataacagcagctgtgttctTTCGTCACCGGTCATCCCCGATTGTAAGAGCCAACAACTCagagctgagcttcctgctgctcttctccctgaCTCTATGTTTCTTATGTTCATTGACTTTCATTGGAGCACCCTCTGAGTGGTCCTGCATGCTGCGCCACACAGCGTTTGGGATCACCTTCgtcctctgcatctcttgtGTTCTCGGAAAAACAATAGTAGTGTTAATGGCCTTCAAAGCTACACTCCCAGGCAGTAATGTCATGAAATGGTTTGGTCCACTACAGCAAAGGATGACTGTAgtttctgtcacatttattCAAGTTTTAATATGTATTATTTGGTTGGTTGTTAGTCCCCCTTTTCCAATGAAAAACCTTTCCACATACAAGGAGAGAATCATCCTGGAGTGTGCATTAGGCTCAGATATTGGGTTCTGGGCTGTGCTCGGGTACATAGGCCTGCtggctgtcttttgttttttgttagcTGTCCTTGCTCGGAAACTACCTGATAATTTTAATGAAGCCAAGCTTATcaccttcagcatgctgatattctgtGCAGTGTGGATCACCTTTATCCCAGCGTATGTCAGCTCTCCTGGGAAATTCACTGTGGCTGTGGAGATATTTGCCATCCTGGCCTCCAGTTTTGGACTAACATTCTGTATATTTGCTCCAAAGTGTTTCATCATATTGTTTCAGCCAGAGAAGAACACCAAGaaacatttaatgaacaaaaatcaaacaaaaggcATCTGA